The following is a genomic window from Spiribacter sp. 1M189.
CCAACGAGCCGGTGGAGACGTCCGGCTTTGGCCCAAACACCGGCCCATCCCCTTTGCCGAATCCTACCTTGCCACCCTGGGTAAGCCAGAGATGTCGACGACCCCGACCGCCGCGGGGCTCATGCCGCTGATCTGCTCCGACGCCAGTCACCCGCGGGCGCTGCGCGCGGTTACCGACGCCGACACCGGGCTGATCATCAACCCGACCAACAATGCCTATCTCGGCAGCCCGTTTCTGGCTCGAATTCATCAACGTGCCATCCATCGTGCGACCGCGCGGGCGGGTCTACCGACACTGGTGGTCGCCAACGGCGGCCCAAGCGCCCTCCTCCACCCCGACGGCCGGCAAGAAACGCTTCTCGGTGCCTACGAGCAGGGCGTCGCCCGGGTGACGGTGACACCCCGACGAATGGGCATTGCGCTGCCAGGAATCGCTCTGTCGGGACTCATCGCTGTGAGTCTTGGCATGCAGATTCTGCTTGCCGACGGGCGGATTGCCGCCGCGCGGGCCCGTCATTGCCGATGGCGGATGATCGGCTGGCTCCTGATCCTGCCAACCTTCACCCTCATGAACGGGCTGGCGCAGCCCTCGATGCTGATTGCGCAGGCGCAGGCGGACATCGGCCGTCCGCCAACCGCCCCGGCCGGCACCATGGCCATCCATTCGCCGGAGGCGCCGCATCGGGGCAGCATCGCGCTCCTTGCCCGAACCTTCGGCCTGGCCGTGGACTGGCGGGACGTCCCAGAGGACCCCGAGCGCGCGAGTGAGTGGCTCTGCCGCAAGACAGGGCTGAGGCTCCCCGAAACCCCGATCGGAGCGGTCGCTGCACCGGCATTGGGATTTTATGTCTCGAGCGATGGCCCTCAGGCCGTGCGCTGGATTCCCGGCGGTGAACCGGTCGCCTGGGATGCGGCATCCGGCGAATTCCAGCCGGTTGCACCGGCCGCCGTTCGCTGGCTGACCACCGCCGAGTCATCGGATCAGTGCCGCCCGGCGGCGATGCCGGCTTGTAAGACCGACGGTACTGGGCGCTGCGCCGATCGCCCCATAACCTCGAAGACGAACGCATTCACCCGTCAAGCCTGGAGGTCCCGATGACCATTCACCGCCGACCCTCGCAATGCAACGACAGCCACCATCGAGAGCAAGGGCAGGGCATGTCCGAGTACATCATCATCACCGCGCTGATTGCCGTCGCCGGGATCGGCATTTTCTCGGCATTCGGCGACACCATCTCCAGTCAGGCCGCGG
Proteins encoded in this region:
- a CDS encoding Flp family type IVb pilin, with the translated sequence MTIHRRPSQCNDSHHREQGQGMSEYIIITALIAVAGIGIFSAFGDTISSQAAAMAREMAGQDGSSQVDQADSDSQRAADRASQEETLQNFNEQN
- a CDS encoding carbon-nitrogen hydrolase family protein, whose product is MPGLLSGLLGIIALPPTDLTLAGLVWLVPWLSRVNRPRYERIVNALLSIGLPLGYALGPLLSGETAAVLAALCLAMGPFALVGAMVADADGQTSGQRIILCLGVLCLLLSVVRQFGMPLSLSVFAPVSGAHLQLVRAGGLIAADLLIAGFQCLLAVAVIRVSTRQWQRRKALLRVSLATTTLILPPLLVQLTSQTGQRFPTRTIAVVQTDLKPWERDRASADGMLERIRARQARLQRTAQALGADLVVWPESSAPGYLSPAWSAGEASGLRHFRHGYRYASPGSVASVVRAQRAGGDVRLWPKHRPIPFAESYLATLGKPEMSTTPTAAGLMPLICSDASHPRALRAVTDADTGLIINPTNNAYLGSPFLARIHQRAIHRATARAGLPTLVVANGGPSALLHPDGRQETLLGAYEQGVARVTVTPRRMGIALPGIALSGLIAVSLGMQILLADGRIAAARARHCRWRMIGWLLILPTFTLMNGLAQPSMLIAQAQADIGRPPTAPAGTMAIHSPEAPHRGSIALLARTFGLAVDWRDVPEDPERASEWLCRKTGLRLPETPIGAVAAPALGFYVSSDGPQAVRWIPGGEPVAWDAASGEFQPVAPAAVRWLTTAESSDQCRPAAMPACKTDGTGRCADRPITSKTNAFTRQAWRSR